The proteins below are encoded in one region of Gemmatimonas sp.:
- the ccoS gene encoding cbb3-type cytochrome oxidase assembly protein CcoS, translating into MSVIFIVLPLAILIVGAAVGAFVWSARNGQMDDLETPAVRMLRDEGR; encoded by the coding sequence ATGAGCGTGATCTTCATAGTGCTACCCCTGGCCATCCTCATCGTGGGCGCGGCGGTGGGGGCGTTCGTCTGGAGCGCCCGGAACGGCCAGATGGATGATCTGGAAACTCCGGCCGTGCGGATGCTGCGCGACGAGGGGCGGTAG